A stretch of the Zeugodacus cucurbitae isolate PBARC_wt_2022May chromosome 6, idZeuCucr1.2, whole genome shotgun sequence genome encodes the following:
- the LOC128922861 gene encoding uncharacterized protein LOC128922861 → MFKACINFIWYAEQTMAEEKKWTHERKKLLITTRLRHEAEFSGKKRKRNTIWESILREMRDVESSFPFSRDEIARCFLNIMGTYKRIKKRNSTSGEAASNWEYFSEIDEVFGSRSSIEVPLEMTEYSLISLESPSTTATIDGMDVTPTTSVKRKRNDVIEFLEKESEKENEAINKLIKIESERLEIEKEKLKELKQLRALFENPG, encoded by the exons ATGTTTAAAGCGTGCATCAATTTTATTTGGTATGCAGAACAGACAATGGCAGa AGAAAAAAAGTGGACACACGAGCGGAAGAagttattaataacaacaagGCTTCGTCATGAAGCAGAATTTTCCGGCAAAAAAAGGAAGAGAAATACAATTTGGGAGTCGATTTTAAGGGAAATGAGGGACGTTGAGAGCTCGTTTCCATTTTCAAGAGATGAAATAGCGAGGTGTTTTCTCAACATAATGGGGACTTATAAgcgtataaaaaaaagaaacagtaCTTCTGGCGAAGCAGCATCAAATTGGGAATATTTTAGTGAAATCGATGAAGTGTTTGGGAGTCGTTCAAGTATTGAAGTGCCCCTAGAAATGACCGAGTATTCTTTAATTTCATTGGAAAGTCCCTCCACCACAGCAACAATTGACGGAATGGATGTAACACCTACAACATCAGTTAAAAGAAAGAGAAATGACGTAATCGAATTCTTAGAGAAAGAATCCGAAAAGGAAAACGAAGCTATAAATAAGCTTATAAAAATAGAAAGTGAAAgacttgaaattgaaaaagaaaaacttaaagaatTAAAGCAACTACGGGCTTTATTTGAAAACCCAGGatag
- the LOC128922860 gene encoding putative nuclease HARBI1, with the protein MEDDIFYSHFRMRRSTFKRLMTMLQPMWTESSTGRTAVSMEKALYLTIWKLANNTSFRQISDRFDVGMGATYRAFIKILKLICRLKSTIIKFPTTTAAQKKIADGFSQRRHSIFPFVLGCIDGTHIPISQPKNDAISFYNRKGTFSIIAQAIVDSDMKFLDVFVSCPGRCHDASVWQRSPFRRALVSGELKIPPNHHFLGDAAYPLETFLMVPYRDNGFLTSQQSKFNTILSTNRVYVEQAFGILKQKFRILKFIGVQLAHIPKIIVLTCMIIHNVIIINEGQQNIDWIELDEEEAQTSEVSVPSLQRDEAQQKRNALATLFSS; encoded by the exons ATGGAAGACGATATATTTTATTCCCATTTTCGGATGCGAAGAAGCACGTTCAAG AGGCTGATGACAATGCTACAACCAATGTGGACCGAATCATCAACAGGTCGTACTGCAGTTTCCATGGAAAAGGCATTGTATTTGACAATTTGGAAGCTTGCCAATAATACATCATTTCGACAAATTAGTGACAGATTTGATGTAGGAATGGGCGCCACTTATAGAGCATTTATTAAAATCCTCAAACTTATATGTCGTCTAAAAtcgacaataataaaatttccgaCTACTACTGCAGCTCAAAAAAAGATCGCTGATGGGTTTTCTCAACGTCGCCACAGTATATTTCCTTTTGTATTAGGATGCATTGATGGAACGCACATTCCCATATCACAACCAAAAAACGATGCAATAAGTTTCTATAACAGAAAAGGGACGTTTTCCATCATTGCACAG GCCATTGTTGACAGCGATATGAAATTTCTGGACGTCTTTGTCAGCTGTCCCGGACGATGTCATGACGCATCAGTGTGGCAAAGGAGCCCATTTCGTAGAGCACTAGTAAGCGGTGAATTAAAAATTCCACCAAATCACCACTTCTTAGGCGACGCAGCTTATCCGCTAGAAACGTTTCTCATGGTGCCATATCGGGATAATGGTTTTTTAACATCGCAGCAGAGCAAATTTAACACTATTTTAAGCACTAACCGAGTTTATGTTGAACAGGCGTTCGGgatattaaaacaaaagttcagaattttaaaatttattggtgTACAGctcgctcatattccaaaaattattgtattaacGTGCATGATAATACATAACGTGATTATAATCAATGAAGGTCAGCAAAACATTGATTGGATAGAATTGGACGAAGAGGAGGCCCAAACATCTGAAGTTAGTGTTCCATCATTGCAAAGAGATGAAgcccaacaaaaacgaaatgCCCTGGCAACGTTGTTTTCAAGCTGA